A genomic region of Raphanus sativus cultivar WK10039 chromosome 6, ASM80110v3, whole genome shotgun sequence contains the following coding sequences:
- the LOC108809161 gene encoding cellulose synthase-like protein D3: MASNNHFTNSRSNLSTNSDAAEAAARNQQHQQPSGVTFARRTSSGRYVNYSRDDLDSELGSVDFTNYTVHIPPTPDNQPMDPSISQKVEEQYVSSSLFTGGFNSVTRAHLMDKVIDSETSHPQMAGAKGSSCAVPGCDVKVMSDERGQDLLPCECDFKICRDCFVDAVKTGGGICPGCKEPYRNTDLTDLAENNNKSVQKQQRPMLPPPPSSSGGGFGSKMERRLSLMKSTKSGLMRSQTGDFDHNRWLFETSGTYGYGNAFWTKDGNLGSEKDGHGMGPQDLMSRPWRPLTRKLQIPAAVISPYRLLIFIRIVVLALFLMWRIKHQNPDAIWLWGMSVVCELWFAFSWLLDQLPKLCPINRATDLNVLKEKFETPTPSNPTGKSDLPGLDMFVSTADPEKEPPLVTSNTILSILAADYPVEKLACYVSDDGGALLTFEAMAEAASFANIWVPFCRKHNIEPRNPDSYFSLKRDPYKNKVKADFVKDRRRVKREYDEYKVRINGLPDSIRRRSDAYHAREEIKAMKEQRQNREDEIVEPVKIPKATWMADGTHWPGTWLNSSPDHSRSDHAGIIQVMLKPPSDEPLHGVSEGFLDLTDVDIRLPLLVYVSREKRPGYDHNKKAGAMNALVRASAIMSNGPFILNLDCDHYIYNSQALREGMCFMMDRGGDRLCYVQFPQRFEGIDPSDRYANHNTVFFDVNMRALDGLMGPVYVGTGCLFRRIALYGFDPPRSKEHSPGFCSCCFRRKQKKSRVAEENRSLRMSGGGGDSDDDEEMSLSLVPKKFGNSTFLIDSIPVAEFQGRPLADHPAVQNGRPPGALTIPRELLDASTVAEAIAVISCWYEDKTEWGSRIGWIYGSVTEDVVTGYRMHNRGWKSVYCVTKRDAFRGTAPINLTDRLHQVLRWATGSVEIFFSRNNAFLASPRMKILQRIAYLNVGIYPFTSIFLIVYCFLPALSLFSGQFIVQTLNVTFLIYLLIISITLCLLALLEIKWSGIELEEWWRNEQFWLIGGTSAHLAAVIQGLLKVVAGIEISFTLTSKSGGDDVDDEFADLYVVKWTSLMIPPITIMMVNLIAIAVGFSRTIYSVIPQWSKLIGGVFFSFWVLAHLYPFAKGLMGRRGKTPTIVYVWSGLVAITISLLWVAVNPPAGSTQIGGSFSFP; this comes from the exons ATGGCGTCTAATAATCATTTCACAAACAGTAGATCCAATCTATCAACAAACTCCGACGCCGCCGAAGCAGCCGCCAGGAACCAGCAGCATCAGCAGCCGTCCGGCGTCACATTCGCTCGACGAACTTCCTCCGGACGCTACGTCAACTACTCGAGAGATGACCTCGACAGCGAACTCGGAAGCGTCGATTTCACCAACTACACCGTCCACATCCCTCCGACTCCAGACAACCAGCCCATGGACCCGTCCATCTCCCAGAAGGTCGAGGAGCAGTACGTGTCCAGCTCCCTGTTCACCGGAGGTTTCAACAGCGTCACGCGCGCTCATCTCATGGACAAGGTCATCGACTCCGAGACCAGCCATCCGCAGATGGCCGGCGCGAAAGGCTCCTCCTGCGCGGTTCCCGGATGCGATGTGAAGGTGATGAGCGACGAGAGGGGTCAGGACCTTCTCCCTTGCGAGTGTGATTTCAAAATCTGTAGGGACTGTTTTGTCGACGCGGTGAAAACTGGCGGCGGGATCTGTCCCGGGTGTAAGGAGCCTTATAGGAACACGGATCTGACTGATTTGGCTGAGAACAACAACAAGAGTGTGCAGAAGCAGCAACGGCCTATGCTTCCTCCTccaccttcttcttctggtgGTGGTTTTGGTTCGAAGATGGAGAGGAGATTGTCGTTGATGAAGTCGACTAAGTCCGGTTTGATGAGGAGTCAAACCGGGGATTTTGATCATAACCGGTGGTTGTTTGAGACGAGCGGGACTTATGGTTACGGTAATGCTTTTTGGACAAAGGATGGGAACTTAGGTAGTGAGAAGGATGGTCACGGTATGGGGCCGCAAGATCTTATGAGCAGACCGTGGAGACCGCTTACTCGGAAGCTCCAGATTCCTGCTGCTGTTATTAGTCCTTACAG GCTTTTGATATTTATCAGGATTGTTGTGCTTGCGCTGTTCTTGATGTGGAGGATTAAGCATCAGAACCCAGATGCAATATGGCTATGGGGGATGTCTGTGGTTTGCGAGCTTTGGTTTGCTTTCTCTTGGCTTCTTGATCAGCTTCCAAAGCTGTGTCCTATCAACCGAGCTACAGATCTTAACGTTCTTAAAGAGAAGTTTGAGACCCCCACACCGAGTAACCCGACAGGGAAGTCTGATCTCCCTGGACTAGACATGTTTGTATCAACAGCAGATCCGGAGAAAGAACCTCCTCTCGTCACTTCCAACACCATCTTGTCCATCCTCGCTGCTGACTACCCTGTTGAAAAGCTAGCTTGCTATGTCTCAGACGATGGAGGAGCGCTTCTGACGTTTGAAGCCATGGCTGAAGCTGCTAGTTTCGCAAACATATGGGTTCCTTTCTGTCGTAAACACAACATCGAGCCGAGGAATCCGGATTCGTATTTTAGTCTGAAGAGAGATCCTTACAAGAACAAGGTGAAGGCTGACTTTGTGAAGGATAGGAGAAGGGTGAAGCGTGAGTATGATGAGTACAAGGTTCGGATCAACGGCTTGCCTGACTCTATCAGGCGACGTTCTGATGCTTATCACGCGAGGGAAGAGATTAAGGCCATGAAGGAGCAGAGACAGAACAGAGAGGATGAGATCGTGGAGCCGGTTAAGATTCCTAAGGCTACGTGGATGGCTGATGGTACTCATTGGCCTGGAACTTGGTTAAACTCTTCTCCTGATCATTCTCGTAGTGACCATGCTGGTATCATTCAG GTGATGTTGAAGCCTCCTAGTGATGAGCCATTGCATGGAGTATCCGAAGGGTTCTTAGATCTTACAGATGTCGACATCCGTCTTCCTCTGCTGGTCTACGTCTCTCGTGAGAAACGACCAGGCTATGACCACAACAAGAAAGCAGGAGCCATGAATGCATTGGTCCGAGCATCCGCAATCATGTCCAACGGTCCATTCATATTAAATCTCGACTGTGATCACTACATATACAACTCTCAAGCTCTGAGAGAAGGAATGTGCTTCATGATGGACCGTGGCGGCGACAGGCTCTGCTACGTTCAGTTCCCGCAACGGTTCGAAGGCATTGACCCATCTGATCGGTATGCTAATCACAACACTGTCTTCTTCGACGTCAACATGAGAGCTCTCGATGGTTTGATGGGTCCGGTTTACGTCGGAACGGGTTGTCTCTTCAGAAGAATCGCCTTGTACGGATTCGATCCGCCGCGGTCTAAAGAACACAGTCCTGGATTCTGTAGCTGTTGCTTCCGCCGCAAGCAAAAGAAGAGCCGTGTCGCTGAAGAAAACAGATCTTTGAGAAtgagtggtggtggtggcgactctgatgatgatgaagagatgagtCTTTCTTTGGTTCCTAAAAAGTTTGGAAACTCGACGTTCCTTATAGATTCGATCCCTGTGGCAGAGTTCCAAGGCCGTCCGCTCGCAGACCACCCGGCCGTGCAGAACGGACGGCCTCCTGGAGCTCTCACCATCCCTCGTGAGCTTCTCGATGCGTCTACGGTAGCGGAAGCTATTGCAGTAATCTCATGCTGGTACGAAGATAAAACCGAGTGGGGGTCTAGGATCGGTTGGATCTACGGGTCTGTGACCGAAGACGTTGTGACCGGTTATAGAATGCATAACCGAGGATGGAAGTCGGTTTACTGCGTGACGAAACGTGATGCCTTCCGTGGCACGGCTCCTATCAACTTGACGGATAGGCTCCACCAGGTTCTGCGTTGGGCTACCGGCTCGGTGGAGATCTTCTTCTCGAGAAACAACGCCTTTTTGGCCAGCCCGAGGATGAAGATCCTCCAGAGAATAGCTTACCTCAACGTCGGAATCTATCCTTTCACGTCGATCTTCCTCATCGTCTACTGCTTCCTCCCTGCGCTCTCGCTCTTCTCGGGACAGTTCATAGTCCAAACGCTCAACGTCACGTTCCTTATTTACCTCTTGATCATCTCCATTACATTGTGTTTACTAGCTCTCCTCGAGATCAAATGGTCAGGAATCGAATTGGAAGAATGGTGGAGAAACGAGCAGTTCTGGCTCATTGGAGGGACAAGCGCTCATCTAGCTGCTGTCATCCAAGGCTTGCTCAAAGTGGTGGCTGGAATCGAGATCTCTTTCACGTTGACGTCTAAATCAGGAGGAGACGACGTGGACGACGAGTTTGCGGATCTTTACGTAGTGAAATGGACGTCTCTGATGATCCCACCGATCACGATCATGATGGTGAATCTGATAGCTATCGCTGTGGGGTTCAGCAGAACGATATACAGTGTGATTCCGCAGTGGAGTAAGTTGATAGGAGGAGTGTTCTTTAGCTTCTGGGTGTTGGCTCATCTTTATCCTTTTGCTAAAGGGCTTAtgggaagaagaggaaagactCCGACCATTGTTTATGTTTGGTCGGGACTTGTTGCCATCACTATTTCGCTGCTTTGGGTTGCTGTTAATCCGCCTGCTGGTTCTACTCAGATTGGAGGATCGTTCTCGTTTCCGTGA